Proteins found in one Prosthecobacter sp. genomic segment:
- a CDS encoding HAMP domain-containing sensor histidine kinase, producing MIKSWRFGLGFLAFVVAGSLLLLAWLRQREREESNRLFHALVQADAEFVRRMNLPRSEKLAGDLEQLLGMRIKFSDMGKGVTKDDDTLVVRLDDKNDMIFTRKPVASQLSLRDPATRNAFIAFWLVSGIVGWLLARERLKRAQSERLAMLGRVATSLAHDIKNPLASIQLHAQLMTPSDGEDAKALKMIESESEVIAGLVNQWLHLANPLPPKLVKLDVAECIVAVTRNLQAQAQHAAVDIENGLTSPIWVMGDAQRLSQAFRNFLVNGIQAMPRGGKLRISAERHENMISLRFADSGPGFSESALARGTELFFTEKEGGMGVGLNIVASIVEAHGGRLELQNDPKGGAVIIVSLPSLAA from the coding sequence ATGATCAAATCCTGGCGCTTCGGCCTCGGCTTCCTCGCGTTTGTCGTCGCGGGATCGTTGCTGCTGCTCGCTTGGTTGCGGCAGCGGGAACGTGAGGAGTCAAATCGCCTGTTTCACGCGCTGGTGCAGGCGGATGCCGAGTTTGTGCGGCGGATGAATCTGCCGCGAAGTGAAAAGCTCGCCGGTGATTTGGAGCAATTGTTGGGCATGCGGATCAAGTTCAGTGATATGGGCAAAGGCGTGACGAAGGACGATGACACACTCGTTGTGCGCCTCGATGACAAGAACGATATGATTTTCACGCGCAAGCCCGTCGCTTCACAGCTTTCTCTGCGCGATCCCGCCACGCGGAATGCCTTCATCGCCTTCTGGCTCGTTTCCGGCATTGTGGGATGGCTGCTCGCACGTGAACGGCTCAAGCGCGCGCAGTCGGAGCGCCTGGCGATGCTGGGTCGTGTGGCGACGAGTCTGGCGCATGACATCAAGAATCCGCTCGCCTCGATCCAACTGCATGCGCAGTTGATGACGCCAAGCGATGGAGAGGACGCGAAGGCGCTGAAGATGATCGAATCCGAGTCGGAAGTGATCGCCGGGTTGGTGAATCAGTGGTTGCATCTTGCCAATCCGCTGCCACCGAAGCTGGTGAAGCTTGATGTGGCAGAGTGCATTGTTGCCGTGACTCGAAATCTGCAAGCGCAAGCGCAGCATGCCGCTGTGGACATTGAAAACGGTCTCACCAGCCCGATTTGGGTCATGGGTGATGCGCAGCGGCTTTCACAGGCGTTTCGAAACTTCCTCGTGAATGGCATTCAGGCGATGCCGCGAGGTGGAAAACTGCGAATCAGCGCCGAAAGGCATGAAAACATGATTTCCCTACGCTTTGCCGACTCCGGCCCCGGTTTCTCCGAATCGGCGCTCGCACGCGGCACCGAGTTGTTCTTCACGGAAAAGGAAGGCGGCATGGGGGTGGGCCTGAACATCGTCGCCAGCATCGTGGAGGCGCATGGTGGACGGCTTGAATTGCAGAATGACCCCAAGGGTGGCGCGGTTATCATCGTGTCGCTTCCTTCACTCGCCGCATGA
- a CDS encoding response regulator, which translates to MNASILIIEDEYALAAALSTVVRRLDATPVVAASGQGGIDKLGTQNFALIILDVGLPDMSGLKVLEKIQTLPKPPPVLVVTAHGTLDTALEAQRLGAREYFLKPLNLVDLQRTIREIFTPAKMEAPVQTIMIGSSEPMQRAFAIIAQACGNDAPVLLLGPPGSGKSIAAEVIHRHSARAGEPLVVFRADEWPADRVEAALDDAIAKAGNGVLFLDEISVWSKPLQAALMHRVGDLKARLFSASSREMSAVREDLFYALAVLQVTLPPLTERTGDIPALAASFLGERLLSAEALAALKAYAWPGNVRELKAAMTHAAAVCGGSTILPHHLPANLVKAEDANHLEDTMKRSLAAWLDQRTTGPDETMPAYDDLLETVETSMLETLMKRFDGKPTRLAAALKMNRATLRRKLREE; encoded by the coding sequence ATGAACGCCAGCATCCTTATCATCGAAGACGAATACGCTCTGGCCGCCGCTCTTTCGACCGTGGTGCGGCGTCTCGATGCCACACCAGTCGTCGCGGCCAGTGGACAGGGTGGAATCGACAAACTAGGCACGCAAAACTTCGCGCTCATCATTCTCGATGTCGGATTGCCGGACATGAGCGGGCTGAAGGTATTGGAGAAGATCCAAACGCTGCCGAAACCGCCGCCCGTGCTCGTTGTCACCGCGCATGGCACGCTCGACACCGCGCTGGAGGCACAGCGGCTCGGCGCACGCGAGTATTTCCTCAAACCACTGAATCTCGTCGATCTTCAGCGCACCATTCGCGAGATCTTTACACCTGCGAAGATGGAAGCGCCCGTGCAGACGATCATGATCGGCAGCAGCGAGCCGATGCAGCGTGCGTTTGCCATCATTGCGCAGGCGTGCGGCAATGACGCGCCGGTTTTGCTTCTGGGACCGCCCGGCAGCGGCAAAAGCATCGCCGCCGAGGTGATTCACCGGCACAGCGCGCGCGCGGGTGAGCCGCTGGTCGTGTTTCGCGCCGATGAATGGCCAGCAGATCGCGTGGAGGCTGCTTTGGATGACGCCATCGCGAAAGCGGGCAACGGAGTGTTGTTTTTGGACGAGATAAGCGTGTGGTCAAAGCCACTTCAGGCCGCGCTGATGCATCGTGTTGGTGATTTGAAGGCACGGCTTTTCAGTGCATCGAGCCGCGAGATGTCCGCCGTGCGCGAAGATTTGTTTTACGCGCTGGCGGTACTGCAAGTGACACTGCCACCGCTGACGGAGCGCACAGGCGACATTCCAGCGCTGGCGGCATCCTTCCTCGGTGAGCGCTTGCTTTCTGCCGAAGCGCTGGCCGCGCTCAAGGCCTACGCATGGCCGGGCAATGTGCGTGAATTGAAGGCTGCCATGACCCACGCCGCCGCCGTGTGTGGTGGCAGCACCATTTTGCCGCATCATCTGCCTGCGAATCTGGTGAAGGCAGAGGACGCGAATCATCTCGAAGACACGATGAAGCGCAGCCTTGCCGCATGGCTCGACCAGCGCACCACCGGCCCGGATGAAACGATGCCCGCGTATGATGACCTGCTCGAAACGGTGGAGACGTCGATGCTGGAGACGCTCATGAAGCGTTTCGATGGCAAACCGACGCGACTGGCCGCTGCATTGAAGATGAACCGAGCGACGCTGAGGCGGAAGCTGCGCGAGGAATGA
- the ggt gene encoding gamma-glutamyltransferase, with translation MKAFSALLVLATGLLHAADASFPKHAIATVHPLATQAGMQAFEKGGNAIDAAIAAGLTLGVVDGHNSGIGGGCFFVIHAADGTVTCIDGREMAPAKASRDMYVINGKLDDEASKTGALASGVPGYLKACAAAQTKHGKLKLADVLLPAADIAEKGFPLDEVYARKLAATAAKLAKFPASAAIFLKDGKPLEKGQTLVQTDLAATYRAVAEKGIAWFYEGEFATKTEEWMKANGGITTAVDYANYKAPEREAIRSKYRGYDLITMPPPSSGGVHVAQILNVLEHFPIRHFRASSRIHVITEAMKLAFADRAHWLGDPDFAKVPRGLVSPDYAAELAKKIDLDHASAVPSHNMPPHWEGDVFGKHTTFLCTADAEGNWVALNQTINTGFGSKVVIPGTGVLLNNEMDDFAVQPGIPNAFKLVGAEANAVAPGKRPLSSMSPTIVLKNGKPFIVTGAAGGPTIITQALLLISNIIDDDMLPAAALAEPRFHHQWNPDELKIEKAFGEGTLSRVKALGHKLAETTTFGACQAIFFDQEKKLFFPAHDPRVPGKADGK, from the coding sequence ATGAAAGCGTTCTCCGCACTGCTCGTCCTCGCCACCGGTCTCCTGCACGCCGCAGACGCCTCATTTCCGAAGCACGCCATCGCCACTGTACATCCGCTCGCCACGCAGGCAGGCATGCAGGCCTTTGAAAAAGGCGGCAACGCCATCGACGCGGCTATCGCAGCCGGTTTGACGCTCGGAGTCGTCGATGGACACAACTCCGGCATCGGCGGCGGTTGTTTCTTCGTCATCCATGCCGCTGACGGCACCGTCACCTGCATCGACGGCCGAGAAATGGCCCCCGCCAAGGCTTCTCGCGACATGTATGTCATCAACGGCAAGCTCGACGACGAGGCCAGCAAGACCGGTGCGCTCGCCTCCGGGGTGCCTGGCTACCTCAAAGCCTGTGCCGCTGCCCAAACGAAGCACGGCAAGCTCAAACTCGCCGATGTCCTGCTTCCCGCCGCCGACATCGCCGAAAAAGGCTTCCCCCTCGACGAAGTCTATGCCCGCAAGCTCGCCGCCACGGCTGCCAAACTCGCGAAATTCCCCGCTTCTGCGGCCATTTTCCTCAAAGACGGCAAACCGCTCGAAAAAGGCCAGACGCTCGTCCAAACCGACCTCGCCGCCACTTACCGTGCCGTGGCTGAAAAAGGTATCGCTTGGTTTTATGAAGGCGAATTCGCAACAAAAACCGAGGAATGGATGAAGGCGAACGGCGGGATCACCACCGCCGTCGATTACGCGAACTACAAAGCACCCGAGCGCGAGGCGATCCGCTCGAAGTATCGTGGTTACGACCTCATCACCATGCCGCCGCCCAGTTCCGGTGGCGTCCATGTCGCGCAGATCCTGAACGTCCTCGAACACTTCCCCATCCGCCATTTCCGCGCCAGCAGCCGCATTCACGTCATCACCGAGGCCATGAAACTCGCCTTCGCCGATCGCGCTCACTGGCTCGGCGATCCCGATTTCGCCAAAGTCCCGCGAGGCCTGGTCTCGCCTGACTACGCCGCCGAACTCGCCAAGAAAATCGACCTCGATCACGCCTCCGCCGTGCCTTCGCACAACATGCCACCGCATTGGGAAGGCGATGTCTTCGGCAAGCACACCACCTTCCTCTGCACCGCCGATGCTGAGGGCAATTGGGTGGCTCTCAATCAAACCATCAACACCGGTTTCGGCAGCAAGGTTGTCATCCCCGGCACCGGTGTCCTGCTCAACAATGAAATGGATGACTTTGCCGTGCAACCCGGCATCCCCAACGCCTTCAAACTCGTCGGTGCCGAAGCCAACGCCGTCGCTCCCGGCAAGCGTCCGCTTTCCAGCATGAGTCCCACGATTGTGCTCAAAAACGGCAAACCCTTCATCGTCACCGGCGCTGCCGGCGGTCCCACCATCATCACCCAAGCGCTCCTGTTGATCAGCAACATCATCGACGACGACATGCTCCCTGCCGCCGCCCTTGCCGAACCCCGCTTCCACCACCAGTGGAACCCGGACGAACTCAAAATAGAAAAAGCCTTTGGCGAGGGCACGCTTAGCCGTGTGAAGGCCCTCGGCCACAAACTCGCCGAGACAACCACCTTCGGCGCCTGCCAGGCCATCTTCTTCGATCAGGAGAAGAAGCTCTTCTTCCCTGCGCATGATCCGCGTGTGCCCGGCAAGGCCGACGGCAAATGA
- a CDS encoding PEP-CTERM sorting domain-containing protein (PEP-CTERM proteins occur, often in large numbers, in the proteomes of bacteria that also encode an exosortase, a predicted intramembrane cysteine proteinase. The presence of a PEP-CTERM domain at a protein's C-terminus predicts cleavage within the sorting domain, followed by covalent anchoring to some some component of the (usually Gram-negative) cell surface. Many PEP-CTERM proteins exhibit an unusual sequence composition that includes large numbers of potential glycosylation sites. Expression of one such protein has been shown restore the ability of a bacterium to form floc, a type of biofilm.), whose translation MTLRSITYWLVCSITAVIAVGAAEPDMAATLSFTLPENASSLVQTVPEPSRALLLFAGIMAMAFTYRRAWLSWKRSE comes from the coding sequence GTGACTTTGCGCTCCATCACCTACTGGCTCGTTTGCAGCATCACCGCCGTTATTGCGGTCGGTGCCGCCGAGCCGGACATGGCTGCAACGTTGTCATTCACCCTGCCTGAAAACGCTTCCAGCTTGGTTCAAACGGTGCCAGAACCCAGCCGCGCCCTGCTCTTGTTTGCCGGGATCATGGCGATGGCCTTCACCTACCGCCGGGCTTGGCTGAGTTGGAAGCGATCCGAGTAG
- a CDS encoding homoserine dehydrogenase, translating to MSIVSSARVINIGLAGLGNVGAGVFKNLLANRSLISQRTGADLHITRVAVRDLTRARDVAVPAELLTTDWRELVNDPAIPVIVELIGGTTTAYEMVAAALRAKKIVVTGNKALLAERGKELFALAEECGVPIYFEAAVAGGIPIIQVLQEGLVGNHIRSIHGIINGTCNYILTRMSQAGLSYADALREAQEKGYAEADPTLDVSGWDAAHKAIILASLSYGFWIPQDKVHVEGVDRVNITDFKFAARLGYTIKLLSVIRADENGLVEVRTQPTLVPLSHVLASVSGAFNAVLVNGDIVGETLFYGRGAGQDPTSSSVISDLCEAAAVLMHGARHSGFVPHGLYGKSKPIDDTVSRYYLRLTVDDVPGVLAQVATVLGERGIGISSMIQPEDLEDTSGETSLVLMIHDARLGDMKTALAAIQQLPCVRGEPGWMRVETLQG from the coding sequence ATGTCCATCGTCAGTTCTGCGCGTGTCATCAACATAGGCTTGGCCGGTTTAGGCAACGTCGGGGCGGGAGTGTTCAAGAATCTCCTGGCCAATCGCTCCCTCATCAGCCAGCGCACCGGTGCTGACCTGCATATCACGCGGGTGGCGGTGCGTGACCTGACACGCGCTCGCGATGTGGCGGTGCCTGCGGAACTGCTGACGACGGACTGGCGCGAACTGGTCAATGACCCGGCCATTCCGGTGATCGTCGAGCTGATCGGCGGCACGACGACGGCCTATGAAATGGTCGCCGCAGCGCTCCGGGCCAAAAAAATCGTCGTCACCGGCAACAAGGCGCTGTTGGCGGAGCGTGGGAAGGAATTGTTCGCCCTCGCCGAGGAATGCGGCGTGCCGATCTATTTCGAGGCGGCGGTGGCGGGCGGAATTCCGATCATCCAGGTGCTGCAGGAGGGCTTGGTGGGCAACCACATCCGCTCCATACACGGGATCATCAACGGTACCTGCAATTACATCCTCACCCGCATGTCACAGGCCGGTTTGAGCTATGCGGATGCCTTGCGAGAGGCCCAGGAAAAAGGCTACGCGGAGGCCGACCCGACGCTCGACGTCAGCGGCTGGGACGCGGCGCACAAGGCGATCATTCTGGCGTCTCTGAGCTACGGCTTCTGGATTCCGCAGGACAAGGTGCATGTGGAAGGTGTGGATCGTGTGAACATCACCGACTTCAAGTTTGCGGCCCGACTCGGCTACACGATCAAGCTGCTTTCTGTGATCCGTGCGGATGAAAACGGCCTCGTCGAAGTGCGCACGCAACCGACGCTGGTGCCGCTGTCGCATGTGCTGGCGAGCGTGAGCGGTGCGTTCAATGCGGTGCTGGTGAATGGAGACATCGTGGGAGAAACGCTGTTCTACGGGCGTGGTGCCGGCCAGGATCCGACGAGCAGCAGCGTGATCAGCGACCTATGTGAGGCTGCCGCAGTGCTGATGCACGGGGCGCGTCACAGCGGTTTTGTACCGCATGGCCTCTACGGCAAATCAAAGCCCATTGATGATACGGTGTCGCGCTACTATCTGCGGCTGACCGTGGATGACGTTCCAGGCGTGCTCGCCCAAGTCGCCACCGTGCTTGGTGAGCGTGGCATTGGCATTTCCTCGATGATCCAGCCGGAAGATCTCGAAGACACCAGCGGCGAGACCTCGCTGGTGCTGATGATCCACGACGCACGCCTCGGCGACATGAAGACTGCACTGGCCGCCATCCAGCAACTGCCCTGCGTCCGAGGCGAGCCGGGCTGGATGCGCGTGGAGACGTTGCAAGGCTAG
- the lpxD gene encoding UDP-3-O-(3-hydroxymyristoyl)glucosamine N-acyltransferase: MKIAVADLATLVGGTLLCGDPAEQITGFASLKEAISGDLSFFHDTRYNERLANTKATAVLVPLGFTELPAHASCVAVADPSRSFELIVETYGFQPDPFTAGVHASAVVAASVQFDPACVCIGANAVIEAGVELGGEVEIGAGCYVGRNARIGKGSRLFANATVHAECILGEGVFLHSGVVIGADGFGYEFSQGRHRKVRQAGIVQIDNDVEIGAGTTVDRARFGRTWIGEGTKIDNLVQIGHNVVIGKHCVIVACTAIAGSAMIGDYVVVAAQVGIAGHVTIGSQATLAARCGVTRDLPAGQTYLGFPAIPASEEKRRLASINRLPQLLARVKELETKVGGGGAV, encoded by the coding sequence ATGAAAATTGCTGTTGCCGATCTCGCCACCCTAGTCGGGGGAACCCTTCTGTGTGGAGATCCAGCGGAACAAATCACCGGTTTTGCCTCGCTCAAAGAAGCCATCAGCGGCGACCTCAGTTTTTTCCATGACACACGCTACAACGAGCGGCTGGCAAACACGAAGGCCACGGCGGTGCTTGTGCCGTTGGGGTTTACGGAACTGCCCGCGCATGCGTCGTGCGTTGCGGTGGCGGATCCCTCGCGTTCATTCGAGCTGATCGTGGAAACCTACGGCTTCCAGCCAGACCCTTTCACGGCTGGCGTGCATGCCTCGGCGGTCGTTGCCGCCTCGGTTCAGTTTGATCCGGCGTGTGTTTGCATCGGTGCGAATGCCGTGATCGAAGCCGGCGTTGAACTGGGAGGAGAAGTCGAGATTGGAGCCGGGTGTTACGTCGGGCGCAATGCCCGCATTGGCAAGGGGTCGCGCTTGTTTGCCAACGCCACCGTTCATGCCGAGTGCATTCTGGGAGAGGGTGTTTTTCTGCACTCGGGTGTCGTGATTGGCGCAGATGGTTTTGGCTATGAATTCAGCCAGGGACGTCACCGCAAGGTGCGGCAGGCTGGCATCGTGCAGATCGACAACGATGTGGAAATCGGCGCGGGAACGACCGTGGACCGTGCTCGATTTGGCCGCACTTGGATCGGCGAGGGCACCAAGATCGATAATCTCGTGCAAATCGGCCATAACGTGGTGATTGGGAAGCACTGCGTCATCGTCGCCTGCACGGCCATCGCTGGCAGTGCCATGATTGGTGATTACGTTGTTGTCGCAGCGCAGGTGGGCATCGCCGGACACGTTACCATCGGCTCACAGGCGACTCTGGCTGCACGCTGCGGCGTCACGCGCGATCTGCCTGCCGGGCAGACTTATCTTGGGTTTCCAGCGATTCCAGCATCCGAGGAAAAGCGCCGGCTTGCCAGTATCAACCGGTTGCCGCAACTGCTGGCCCGTGTGAAGGAACTGGAGACAAAGGTCGGCGGTGGCGGCGCAGTCTGA
- a CDS encoding CAAX prenyl protease-related protein: MLVRLLSSPTAAYVLPLVLFTLLNSIPGLFRVENSELPWHVRAPEHWVYPLQTVVCAVVLVLFRKHYTLAPWRGLHLAFVLGIIGIVCWITPSMLREHLVERGMQPAPWWDWLGLAERNEGFDPMIAQDSPLWFSVVVGLRFARMVLVVPLVEELFWRGFLMRFLLTEDGQFERIAFGTHGWKVFWIVTLGVMLIHNTEDYAGAFVWGSLMYYLAVRTKSLGACVFMHAVGNLALGLYVMKTQQWGFW, translated from the coding sequence ATGCTTGTGCGACTGCTTTCATCCCCAACCGCCGCTTATGTGCTGCCGTTGGTGCTCTTCACACTTCTAAACTCAATTCCCGGGCTCTTCCGCGTCGAAAACTCTGAGCTGCCCTGGCATGTGCGCGCACCGGAGCACTGGGTTTATCCGTTGCAGACCGTTGTTTGCGCTGTGGTGCTCGTGCTGTTTCGCAAACATTACACGCTGGCTCCCTGGCGCGGGCTGCACCTCGCTTTCGTGCTCGGAATCATTGGAATCGTCTGCTGGATCACGCCGTCAATGCTGCGGGAGCACTTGGTCGAGCGTGGCATGCAGCCAGCGCCTTGGTGGGACTGGCTCGGACTCGCGGAGCGCAATGAAGGCTTTGATCCGATGATCGCGCAGGATTCACCACTGTGGTTCAGCGTCGTCGTGGGGCTGCGCTTTGCGCGCATGGTGCTGGTGGTGCCACTCGTCGAGGAGCTCTTCTGGCGCGGCTTTTTGATGCGTTTTCTGCTCACGGAGGATGGACAGTTTGAGCGCATCGCGTTCGGTACACATGGTTGGAAAGTTTTCTGGATTGTGACACTCGGCGTGATGTTGATTCATAACACGGAAGACTATGCCGGTGCCTTCGTGTGGGGATCGCTGATGTACTACCTGGCCGTGCGCACCAAAAGCCTGGGCGCGTGCGTGTTCATGCATGCCGTCGGCAATCTGGCCCTCGGTCTCTACGTCATGAAAACGCAGCAGTGGGGCTTCTGGTGA
- a CDS encoding tryptophan 7-halogenase — protein MNRPPRIAILGAGPAGSALAALLARQGIQPLVFDDEKRPQLLVGESLIPAIVAILQRMGIEDRVAAISQFKPGASFIHHRGTQMHFNFKSVAGRLPPYAYNVPRPAFDDVIKDYAKELGVRFVKHRAGLVAHPGGRPELELDAASLEAGGWRNGEKPDLIVDCSGRSRSSAKLLGIKAETGVRKDTAHFAHFTGIEHPYEPGQIAITYHPWGWSWRIPLPGRLSFGIVMNPKSLPDFGANGEERLDKVLATDSVLSPLTQNRQRISEVYTYTNYQLISDRAHGPGWVSAGDAFGFVDPMLSPGVFLALDAAETLNAMFAKHGEKLLDSPERLMKELGRYEKRQRAWHEAWHELIAYFYDGRIVAFYERGMQLKADYPGWFSNTMESVSNRTLALMATGASTLSAWNRGYLRSCSKWLLNRERAKELALP, from the coding sequence ATGAACCGTCCTCCACGCATCGCCATCCTCGGCGCCGGCCCGGCGGGCAGCGCACTCGCCGCACTGCTCGCGCGTCAGGGCATCCAGCCACTCGTCTTTGATGATGAAAAGCGTCCGCAACTGCTTGTGGGCGAGTCGCTGATCCCCGCCATTGTCGCGATTTTGCAGCGCATGGGCATCGAGGACCGCGTGGCAGCCATCTCTCAGTTCAAGCCCGGCGCCAGTTTCATCCATCACCGTGGCACGCAGATGCACTTCAATTTCAAATCGGTGGCAGGCCGCCTGCCGCCGTATGCCTACAACGTGCCACGTCCTGCCTTTGACGATGTGATCAAGGATTACGCCAAAGAGCTGGGCGTGCGGTTTGTGAAGCATCGCGCCGGACTCGTAGCGCATCCGGGAGGCAGGCCGGAACTGGAGCTGGATGCGGCGTCTCTCGAAGCAGGCGGCTGGCGCAACGGTGAAAAACCAGACCTTATCGTCGATTGCAGCGGTCGCTCACGCTCCTCCGCCAAACTGCTCGGCATCAAGGCCGAGACAGGCGTGCGCAAGGACACCGCGCACTTCGCGCATTTCACCGGCATCGAACATCCGTATGAGCCGGGACAGATCGCGATCACCTATCACCCCTGGGGCTGGAGCTGGCGCATTCCGCTGCCAGGCCGCTTGTCTTTCGGCATCGTGATGAATCCCAAATCGCTGCCGGACTTCGGAGCCAACGGAGAAGAACGTCTCGACAAGGTACTGGCAACGGACAGTGTGCTTTCACCGCTCACGCAAAACCGCCAGCGCATCAGCGAAGTTTACACCTACACGAACTATCAGCTCATCTCGGATCGAGCGCATGGCCCGGGCTGGGTCTCCGCCGGAGATGCGTTTGGGTTTGTCGATCCGATGCTCTCGCCAGGTGTGTTTCTTGCACTGGATGCGGCGGAAACGCTGAACGCAATGTTTGCCAAGCATGGTGAAAAACTTCTCGATTCGCCCGAACGTTTGATGAAGGAACTTGGCCGCTATGAGAAGCGCCAGCGTGCCTGGCACGAGGCTTGGCATGAGTTGATCGCGTATTTCTACGACGGGCGCATCGTGGCGTTCTATGAGCGCGGCATGCAGTTGAAGGCGGACTACCCCGGCTGGTTCAGCAACACGATGGAATCTGTTTCCAACCGCACTCTTGCCCTGATGGCGACCGGAGCCTCGACGCTGTCCGCCTGGAACCGTGGCTATCTGCGGAGCTGCTCGAAATGGCTGCTGAATCGCGAACGCGCGAAGGAACTGGCGCTGCCGTAA
- a CDS encoding class I adenylate-forming enzyme family protein — MNIVDLIFERSTAAHPAVVSPELQLTFGELQSRMNACAQRMNADPAWPGKIRPRIGLGAPNGADYIVLALAILKQNACFVPIPAELTASERAQLAKSTALDVIVFAKNAEDWRIEAVTHDSPPAFDESALEALNPAFIRFSSGTTGTSKGIVISHETLLGRITAANEGLRIGPQDRVLWVLPMAHHFAVSIILYLYHGATTILAPASDPKVMLAMMREHEATVMYGSPYHYTMLSGQPDAAVLGSLRLAVSTAFALTNEVADLFASKTGLHLTQGMGIIEAGLPILNLEHAKDKPTSIGKPLPAFEIKLDDGELLLRGPGVFDAYLAPWQPREAILRDGWFATGDIAEVDEDGCLYLRGRVRSVINVGGLKCFPEEVEAVLRGHPGVKAVRITARAHPALGAMPVAEIIAVDAEAPPPVIELRKLCQERLSAYKVPLFYTFVSELPLTASGKLRRY, encoded by the coding sequence GTGAACATCGTCGATCTCATCTTTGAACGCAGCACCGCCGCGCATCCCGCCGTCGTCAGCCCGGAGCTGCAGCTCACGTTTGGCGAGTTGCAGAGCCGCATGAACGCCTGTGCGCAGCGCATGAACGCCGATCCGGCCTGGCCGGGGAAAATTCGCCCGCGCATTGGCCTCGGTGCGCCGAACGGAGCCGATTACATCGTGCTGGCACTGGCGATCCTGAAGCAGAACGCATGCTTTGTGCCGATTCCGGCTGAGCTGACGGCCAGTGAGCGAGCGCAGCTCGCAAAATCGACAGCGCTGGATGTCATCGTATTTGCCAAGAACGCGGAAGACTGGCGCATCGAGGCGGTGACACATGATTCGCCTCCTGCATTCGATGAGTCAGCCCTAGAAGCACTGAATCCGGCCTTCATCCGCTTCAGCAGCGGCACGACGGGCACATCGAAGGGCATTGTGATCTCGCACGAGACGCTGCTTGGCCGAATTACCGCAGCGAACGAGGGTTTACGCATCGGGCCGCAAGATCGCGTGCTGTGGGTGCTGCCGATGGCGCATCACTTCGCCGTCTCGATCATTCTTTACCTCTACCACGGCGCCACCACGATCCTCGCCCCGGCGAGCGACCCGAAGGTGATGCTCGCGATGATGCGTGAGCATGAAGCGACCGTGATGTACGGCTCGCCCTACCATTACACGATGCTCTCCGGCCAGCCGGACGCGGCAGTGCTCGGCTCGCTTCGCCTCGCGGTTTCCACGGCCTTCGCGTTGACGAACGAAGTGGCCGATCTTTTCGCCAGCAAGACAGGCCTGCATCTGACACAGGGCATGGGCATCATCGAAGCCGGACTTCCAATCTTGAATCTGGAACATGCGAAGGACAAACCGACCTCGATCGGCAAGCCGCTGCCCGCCTTTGAAATCAAACTGGACGACGGCGAGCTGCTGTTGCGCGGTCCGGGCGTTTTCGATGCTTATCTGGCGCCGTGGCAGCCGCGTGAGGCCATCTTGCGTGATGGCTGGTTCGCCACGGGTGACATCGCGGAGGTGGATGAAGACGGTTGTCTTTATCTGCGCGGCCGGGTGCGCAGCGTGATCAATGTCGGCGGGTTGAAATGCTTCCCCGAAGAGGTGGAGGCAGTTTTGCGCGGTCATCCTGGCGTGAAAGCCGTGCGTATCACCGCACGGGCACATCCGGCACTCGGAGCCATGCCAGTGGCGGAGATCATTGCCGTGGATGCCGAAGCGCCGCCGCCGGTGATTGAATTGAGAAAGCTTTGCCAGGAGCGTCTCTCCGCCTACAAAGTGCCGCTGTTCTACACATTCGTCTCCGAGCTGCCCCTGACCGCCAGCGGCAAACTCCGCCGCTATTAA